TGAGAAGCCCTCGTCGCCTCGTGCGACGGGGGCTTTTCGCTTTTCTACAGGGCCCTTGTCGCCGCGGGTGCCCTGCCTCGAGGTGTTTCTCCCCCCGAGGCCCCAGGCCCGCTGGCGCGCCTTTCAGCCCACGCGCAGCACCACCTTGCCCACCGTGGCGCGCGTCTCCAACTGCTGGTGCGCTGTCGCCGCCTCGGCCAGCGGCACCACCAACCCCAGCTTCACGCGCAGCTGCCCGAAGGGCGCCAGCGACGCCAGGCTCGCTCCCCAGGTGCTTGCGCCAATTCTCATTGGCCAACCGGGCCGCGCCGAACGGATGGACATCCCGTGGCGCGGCCCGAATCGAGGATTTGAACCCTCTCCTATGGGACGTGGGGTTGCTCGCGGGGGCGGCTCTTCTGGAGGCGTCGGAGGACGGCCTGCGCCGCCAACGTCACCAGCGCCATGAGACCGCTGTAGCCGATCAGGGGCCAGGCGGTGTCACCGCCGAGCGCGATGATGATGAGCGTCCCCACCGTTCCGACGATGAGGCTCTGGACGCAGAAGTAGAGCGCGACCGCCGTCCCCGCCACGGTGTTGAAGGCCTCGAGGGCGCCGTTCGCCGTGACGGACGCCGCGACCACGATTCCCATCGCGATGACCCACATGGGAG
The sequence above is a segment of the Myxococcus stipitatus genome. Coding sequences within it:
- a CDS encoding zinc-binding dehydrogenase; this translates as MRIGASTWGASLASLAPFGQLRVKLGLVVPLAEAATAHQQLETRATVGKVVLRVG